Genomic segment of Arctopsyche grandis isolate Sample6627 chromosome 3, ASM5162203v2, whole genome shotgun sequence:
GCGTTATCCGCCGTTGTCGTGCCTCCATCGAACGGGCTCGACGCAATAAATAACATTGAATCGTTCGTTTTTAAAGAACTCAACAAAGCATGTAAGTTAAACCATTGAATCAATTTTCCAAGAGAAGAATGTTCTCATCTTCATTTGGCTCTTACCCTGAAACATTTATGAATGTTTCATCCCAACCCCAACCAATTTTCTGATTCACCTTCATGTGTTCCAATTCACACATCCACAATCTACTGTTACAGGTCAGTTCATGAAAGGGAAAACTATAGAGAACCCATTCAAGCCGCTACACATGCGCATCATTGAGTTCAAAACCCTTGGATACAACACCCACAGTGTATTTCCGTCGGCAGCCGTCAGCCTGATGGGATCCAATCACTTCAGCCCTTCCAATCCGACAATAATCTTCGTCCACGGCTTCACAGACAATCCCCTCTCCGTGGTCGGAAGGTCGATCGCAGACGCCTACAAACGCCATGGTAAATACAATGTTCTGGCCCTAGACGCTAGCAAATTGGTAGAATCTTTATATTTGCAATCGGTCACCGCGGCCAAATATATCGGCGAGTACTTGGGCTACTTTATATTCGACTTGAACAGAGCCGGAGTCAATTCAGAGTCCATTCACGTAATTGGACACAGTCTGGGCGCTCATATCGCTGGATTCGCCGGTAAATCATACCAGATCCTGAAGTCAGGCGAGCGCCTACCCAGAATCACGGGCTTGGACCCAGCTGGTCCTTGCTTCGAAGGCTTGGAGCCCTCCCAGAGGCTCGACTCTTCCGATGCCCGTTTCGTCGACATCATTCATACCAACATTGGAGTATATGGACTGAGTAAATCCATAGGCTCGGTCGACTTCTATCCGAACGGCGGGGGCATGGAGCAGCCAGGATGCGGTCGCGACATATCTTGCAGTCACGCTAGACCGTGGCAATTCTATGTGGAATCCATCGACGAACAGGAAAATTTCATAGGAGTCGAATGTGACAGCTGGGGCAGTTTCTTAGCGCATAAATGCACGAATAATAAACAAGCTGTCATGGGCTTCGCTACTAGCAACACCACCAGAGGCAACTTTTTCTTCAAAACTCGAGCGTATCCCAAATATGGACTGGGAAAATCAGGAATCGAGTGAAGTTTGTTTCATTTTTGCTTCACGATCAAAGTAATGAATAGAAAATTTGCTTTGGTCCTTTTGGAACTTATTTTTCCTTTGAATAACGCGTCAAAAGTCAAATGAGTCAAACTTAAACGTTAGTCTGATTTTATGgactattacatatatgaatatttaaattattataatttttctcaaataattttacaaaattttataaaaagcgATAAAAATTTTAGCAATACAATTTTGCGTATTTATGTTATTCATGTATGCtataaataaacgaaaatattaaatctaaatTGTTTTATAATGGCTTTATTACAGTCTACACAAATCCGCATCCCTTTCTTTCACTCTATCCAAATCTGGAatcacaaaaaaatacacatttacaaaaaagctttattaaaatacatcagcgtttcccaacctgtagtacacgtaccacttggtggtacgtgaacaaaatcagtaatggcggacatgcaggaatgaatgatttacaatcataaaaatataaatattttttatatctaatatataattttgaaagagactttgtaagtttgtatctttgtttgcGAACTTCAATTGacaacaattcaattggttgaatattatatttttttcgattaaaataaatttaataaaaaaaacaaatgaatatttactattagattcaccatgtttaacctgtttatattacaaatactgagcgatgccgggtaaaacaactagtaattaataaacattatcttaattagtcatcgttgacgtcaatatgtacagtcgatgatcgaaaatctggcaatcgatacgttttcctcagatccggcatggattatggagtgcatttttaaatttaccgcgttcacgctccaataaataaataacttgaaattgacacttgagaacacttccataataatctttaatgttgcagataaaattgaaagtacatatgattagaaaattagatttttggaatttatatatcgaaaatgatcaaactggactatttaaaaatttacataatttcttatctgaaaacaagagtcgTATGTATCGagatatacgtgaaaaaataattgaatatttaatagatctgaaatcgtcttttacgcagtgcttccccaaaccttaagaatttgatttcaaacccctttgataattaacattttcggacagctacaAAGGAAAAGGAGAGCTTGATTCAACTTTCAAATAATATCATTTgaaaactgaattcgaaataaataagattattaatttttggctatgtattagtgaagaatatgaacagctttatgacatagcgcctaaatttctgtcgccgtttactagcaatattttaataagacaaatatagaaattcATTGAATCCAGCTCCAGATTTAAGGGTAAATCTCTCATCATTTGAACCAAAGTACGAGGATCACATTAAATTTactttgtaaggagatttaatgaaaataaaacatattatatatactttgtaattttgtgtttttattaaaacaatcaataatatatttactatcaacaatagaagtatgacaagatagtagataaatatattaaactttgagcatattataattgtgactccgcaaaaaaattttttacataaaatttcttaccaaaacagatctacatattgcgtgtatcctgtcttcacattccttaccatacaaatactatatataataattacacttgcaaaaacaaatttcatgaaatacaatcatttttatatggtggtacaatttagcgttatgtactaccaagtggtacgcgagtcaaaaaaggttagGAAACGCtgaattacattatacatatgtacatacatacatacatatatacaatctgCATGTCTATTTAATGTCATTTCTTAAAACatgtgaagctaataaaaagcttgtaaaaacagaTAATAACTTCTGTTATTATGGTATTGACAAACACGTGACTTGCAACACTTTTTATCGATCCCATCGATAATAATTGATTTGACAAAAATCGCAACGTGTCATCCGAACAGGGTTGTCACCTCAAAGGTcaacaatatttacaaaacagaCATAATCttgatatatgtactatgtacgtgCTTAGGCAAGCATCTCAACGAACGTTGATCTAGATAATTGTGTAATAaacaaagtaaataataaacgtGTGCACTTTTATCTTCTTCTTATTCTTCTGATTCCTTTCTTTCATTGACATCCCTCGTCATGATCGTTGACCTGTTGACCGTTTGAGCAAAATTGGTGACGAAACCATCGACAAGTGCTTGCCACTGAATCGTTAAATGATTTATCGATGCAATTATGCCGAGTTAGTTCCACATACCTACAAATTCGCTCCTAGAAGcttaaatagtaaataaaaatggatGCCATTCTTCTTACAGAAGACTTTAATGAATGAAGATGCTTCTattctttgtacatatgtactatttgaaatattgaaatttgaattgcTCCGACCACCCTTTGAGAATATAAAATTTCCTGGGAAActtcttaatttttaaaacaatgcttGGTTTTAGTTTTTGATTGAACCAGTTGACGTGACCCTGAATTTCGCGAGTTCAAATATTTCCCGATGCTGTGGTTCTTCCCATCTTCACATTGGTCTATGTGGTTGATCATTCAGTTGTTCCCCACCGAACCAACCAGACGTTCTCCCTATTGACCTTTCTCCCAGATCGTTCTGTCTTAACGCTTCAGTTCATTTTGTTTCTTGGTTCAAAACAGTGAAATGTCACATTTCTTTGCTTTTTCGTTTCGAAAAACTCTCTCGAGGGAATAAAAATGAGTGAGTGCAATACGAGGAGTTGTCGTCGAAAATTGGCAGCACTAAGCAAAGGGTGAGTCGCATTTTAATTTTCCTCTCAATTGGTCTAATTAGTAAAGGTTGACGTCCACTGATATAAATTCCAATTCAGATGACATATTGGTACGACATTGTATATTCATTGAATCCTATTActatttacaaggctcttttatgtttttattgatatatgtacatatgtacgtacatatatagaatgatatatgtatgtatgttttattgatataattaatatgtacgtatatacaatgtatgtatgtacgtgtatactattttttgaaaaacaaaGACGTTATATGTGcaagtaaaaattaatatttcttaTCTTCTTATgtaactttatataatattaaatcataCTATGCATTaagttaatctaaaaatttgatCATTTTATTGGATCcaatttctattaaaaaaaaatgttcgaagatttctattaaaaaatttcaattcaatttctattaaaaaattttaattcaatttctattaaaaaaatcaaattatttgctATATATTTTGACGTCAATTTTCTTCCAAAacataatgttatttttaaatgtacctacatagttCCACAAACGAACCATGGCCCATTGAACCTTCCCGTTTGCTTTTGCCCTCGTGCAGTTcgaagttatgtatgtacacatacaatGTAGCTTTACTCGCGATCTACCATATAATAAATCTAGCAATTTGAGAGTGGATCGCGTGTCCAACATGTCAAACGGccattgttatatgtatgtatatccttatCGTCTCATCTCGGTAACGAACCGACTCTCGCCAAAGCGTACAACAATGtaggtttgtttatttatttcgctGACAAAACTTTGAGATCCTCCAATTTTACTATGCCAAATATGGAAAAGGGCCATTAACTATTCGCGCCCATATACAGATGTCCCGATCACGCGGTAGATGCCGGAATTCAGGGGTTGATCGATGATGCCGTTTTGAAAAGTGCAAGCCAACAAAACCCAACATAATGGCcgtgaatttttaatataaagagcAAATTTAAAATCCACACCGAATTTTAGATAAAAGAATACAATGCTAAATTTACCGATGTTAATGTTCTACAAAAGCTAAATATTTTCAGACAGTTTTATTGATAGTTGTTGGCCGATGTACccttgttttttaaattttatttagattGCTCACATaccctatattatattattactagtgttgtgcccgatgaaatatcatcgcatgggttatgacAGCggctcccaacctgtggtacgcgaaaaaatatcagtaatggcggacatgcaggaatgaatgatttataatcataaaaatagaaatattttttatatatgtagttaataaacattatcttaattagtcatcgtcgaaattctggcaatcgatacgttttcctcagatccggcatggattttggagtgcttGTTTGAATTTACCGCGTTAGCGCTCCAATAAacaaataacttgaatttgacacttgataATGAGAACAGCtcaataataatctttaatgttgcagataaaattgaaagtatgattagaaaatatgattttttggaatatatgtatcgaaaatgatcaaactgaagtatttgaaactttacataatttcttatatgAAAACAAGATTAGTATGTCTCaggatatacgtgaaaaaataattgaacctttaatacggctgaaatcgtcttttacgcagttcatccccaaaccttaagaagacaaaaaattggatttcaaacccctttgataataAAGATATTCGGACAGCTACTTAATTATCAATCAAGGAAAAGGaaaacttgattgaactttcaaattagcatttaaaaactgaattcaaaataaatacggttattaatttttggctaggtattagtgaagaatatgaatAGCTTTCTGACAGCGCTTAAATTTCTGTCGCCATTTACTAGCtctgaactggttgagagagctttctcttcatatatttttataaaagacaaatatagaaatatatttaatgcagctccagacttaagagtacatctcgcatcatttgaacgaaattttaaaaaactatgttgctcgaaacaagcacaaggatctcattaaatttattttgtaaggagatttaattaatgaaaagaaaatatattatatgtactttgtaattttgtgttttaattaaaaccatttatcaataatagaagtatgacaaaaaaatagtagataaatatattgaacttgaagcatattataattgtgactccgcaaataacttcttttccacaaaatttctttacAAAAACTTCTTAACTGTCTTAAAAATTTCTTAACTGTCTTCACactccttaccatgcaaatactatataattacacttgcaacaaatttcatgaaatacaatcattcttatatggtggtacaattcaGCGTTATGTATTAGTACCAAGTGGTacgtgagtcaaaaaaggttggaaaCCCCTGATGTATATGATCataataagtagtcaccggagcctgagtgggccgtgtattgttcaaaggttgtaaatgcattgttaaaggtttgccgaacaatggatagcactgtgactatcctacctctaataataagtTATAGCGAAAAGCCGTATAAAGAGAGGTATAGACAGTGCGGGTGGATTTACATTACCtggttatatttaaatacaagagAATCGACAACCGAAACCGGAATtgaaccgatattttttttttaatttttttaacaaataatggTTTAAGTCCCTGGTAGCTACAGCACCGTGTACATATGGGTCTAAATCacggcatcgaaagtcgaaagatcgaaaaagcaaatatcgaaaagcaaagatcgaaaagaatgtatgcacggtaaacggtactctgtatatataatatatatcagtggcatgcggtgaaattatctctctttttgtcgtacagccttgcttagTGTGCccgggcaggatacgggaggaaaagcctgttcctcttgttccttttgtatcctgctcgcgcaaattaagtgaggctgtacgacggggggagagagagttttaccgcacgccactgatatatatactacccgcttttcatatgtattcatggtaaacaaatattttcgatttttcgactttttGATGCGGTAACGATCAAACTTATCATTCTCATCTTTCAACATCTCATTCGTCTTGCCTTACTTAATCAAGTTTCGCATCCAATAATCACTGGCAATACTTATTAATCAAAAACTTCacatattcgtatgtatgtacatacatacatacatagataaaataatcgATGTGACATGTGAAATATGCGTCACTAGGAAAAATGTCACACAATCGGATCTGCAAAATGCGATCCGTTTCGAAAATGTCAAGTCTGCTTTtgcaattaatattacatacatatgtacatatgtatatgcacatatcgACAATTGCGGACATTTGCCTCGGACAAAGTACGACTGCGTGCCCTAATTTCCAACATAAATTGATCGAGTGAATTTCATCGATTATGAATGACCACTCGAGCATGATTTATTGGACATCactatgtattttttcaagAAAACTCGTTGCCAAAAGCTTCAGTACTCTCTTTTGTCTGAAGCTTGATAtttgtgtaatatgtatgtatgtatgtatggacattCAACTACATACTACAATTTATGCAAAATGCtctatgaaaatatatacatacaataagatttacatacatatatagtttttctATAACTCGCCAAAAATGTATGCAGGCCCAGATTTGGAGGTCGGCAAAAATTGgtgtaaagaaaaataaaagttataaaaacaaaaaaaaacattttcaacacTGTGCAGGTAACTAAGAAGTTGTGCGCGACCCTGCGGTGGAATAAATGTTAAAAGATGATCATCAATAAAAAATGGAATTGATAATCAATACATCTTTAAATTGagtcaaaaaaagaaaaatactggcttcaaattttaatttaatagattAAGAATTTCGTGGACACAGAAATAGAAAagattaataataatagtaataataactttttttattccagacgatagggagaatagtgcaatccccatcgtccatataaataatatatagataataaatacaatagtattgaataataaataataataataaaaataagaaaaattgtcGGTGGAGTAGTTCCATCCATCAAACATTTAGTGAAGAGTGCAAATGTGAAGACGCGGCAGCaattagacgataaaaatacacgaagacgtagagaggtcgctctcatcctgagaatggcctcaaagtgaggcacgtgcCCCTTCACGAAAatttgcgacgcgctgcaaCCCCTTGGTAGCCTGAAGAGAGCACGATAGCAGTTGTTATATTGAACCTTTATCTTCCTCTTCGtttcccgcttgtatctggtccatagcTCTCCAGCATTCGGCaaataaatgtaagaaattgcaatttatcaaaaaatcatgtttttttttcaaacttcgTCTGCACAATGACTAAAGAAATAttaagttatattttttttacataacatACAAATCTTtatcttaaaaatatgtttatattaactCACATTGTGAGTATAACTATAAATATCGTCAGATATCGGCGTAGAGGATGCTTTTATGTAGAAATAATGGTTTGAAAATTCCTtgtcaaaaaatcatattttaaaataataatataagagaGTCTGAATAAATGCAAGCTTCTATCAAAATCAGCACACAAGCGAATATTATAGTTTTGCATTTGTGCACTTACTCGTTATCTTACTTTACTCAATTTCATTTACTAAGACATAAtgtaatatgattttatttcaaataaacacCGTTTTAAATAGCGTATAGAAAAACATCTAGTGTCATTGTTGACTTTGATGGAGGCTCGATTAATTAACACTAATCATTTCcattacatttaaaatgacCGCAATCTCACTAAATAGCCAATTAATTGTAATGACTTCTTTATACTAATCGTTTTGGTCTTTAGAtgtgtacatatgatatgtacCTATTCTTTTCAACCCTTTGTACGATACATGGTACGTGGGCTGGAGCGAACGTCACGAATCATGTTTCCATgggtacataccagtggcgtatattgggtgtgtgctaggtgtgcggcgcacacccgtgaaaaccaagtagtattttaatacaaaataatgtgttgttgtataagcaggcattgatgtgtatggtgtatttaccgcgtgctctaaatgtatggtgtatggtgtggtgtgcagtctgcagcgtgttgtgtgatgtgtgtatgtagtttgtgcgccgcgacgagagaatacctatgccgtgcagcaaattggtgggtttggttggagtgtgcaggcggatattcgcttgtataggtttgttcgcgatattaagacgtacggtgtgctacgacttcagagcaccgcgcaccgcaccgcaccgcaccgcaccactcggcaattgaccgaatgcgatgcggcacgtggtctcgtactttttcgcacattcgtatttttatggtcatattattacctctaataactaataatggctaacagtgttcaagacattttaactattccgttttcaaatagaagttttgagataaaattaaaaataattaaagatgggaaaccgtgtccgtctcttccaaatttatccagtttgcataaagaaaaaacaaaagtttacactagacatttttgcgtttcaaattataaaaaattcgtatggattacaggctgtgaaattcgatccaaacttttctgctggccatgtttattgttctccaaagatattaatgtgtggaacaaagaaggatttgctgatctcaaccatttgatagcagcactgaagaaacacaaaggatcgcaggcacacgttcaatcatttctttccatacaaatgtttggcaaacaacgaatcgacgtattaattgacagtcaacgtaaagccgaaataagtcgacataatgaacaagtaaataaaaatagagatgttttaaaacgaattattaacgcaataatctatctaggaaaacaagaactgtccctgcgaggtcacgacgagtcatgtaattccgtaaacaaaggcaattacattgaatatctaaatgctcttcgagaatatgattctgttttagatactctaaatactgctactacctttcgtggtacttctccaagtatacaaaatgacataatcgaagcaatctctcatgttattaaagttcatataaaaaatgaagtagagtcagcaagttttgttgctattattctcgatgaaacttcagatataatgacaaaatcacagctctcaacagttttacgttttgtatgtaaaggcaatgtacatgaacggtttattagttttacagacgttagtgctgataaaacatctaatggtctattctaatggtgaacatagttgaagaatttaaaattcaagacaaattggttggacagacttatgatggagcaagtgtaatgagtggacacgtaaatggtttgcaatccaaagtcctcaatgcttatccttttgctctttttacacactgttatgctcatgtattgaatttagtattgcagcaaggtctttctgatattaaagaaagtaaatcattttttcaaactttaaatggattgtctacatacttttcaaaatcttccaaaagagtattcgctttacaggaatttgtgacaaaaagacttccctctgtagcacccacaaggtggaattttacatctcgtttaagtagcacagtacaacaatacagaagtcaatttacattttttttttcgacatgttatagaaaattgtgaattatgggacacagatactgttataaaagcacgagggtttttaggctttttagaggattttcaaacaattaaacttcttcaatttttttcaaaactgtttggaataactgatgttttgtataacattcttcaatctaaatcttcggacgttttatattgttgtaaaaaaattaatgatgttttgcagcaactgaaatacgaaaggtataataattttgaaatgttatggaataattatttaaatgaaaaaaatgatgatcatgatcgtggccacaaagattaaaaaattattcagaagtagaagataaaacttcatttcgtcaattatatttcaaaatagttgatagcataatcgcacaagtcgaatgtagatattcttcactttccaaattagaatatttccaccttctttgtaatgataaatatgacgaatataaagaaaattttccaaatgttttaattaataaattaaaagatttttatggatcactgtttgattatattcgattgaaaaacgaactcatcgtgctatattccagctctgaattttcagagaaacctgttcatgaattaatacaattcatgacaaaaaataacctcgaatctggttttaaagaggtgtttaagctgggagaattaatattaacgataccaagcagtacagcttcagcagaacggtctttttcggcgctgaaaagaataaaaacttgctatagaggtacgcaaggtcaagatagattatgtggccttagcttaatttcaatagaaaaaaagttattgatggaattaaaacagaaagacacattctatgcagacgtgattgaaaagtttatgtctcagaaacgtcgcattgaacttatgtataaataactaataaattaaacatttttgtaatgcaaaacgagtatttttttttaattgctaattttataccctacgccctacggcatacacagcacacccggtattaacacccaccgtccgccactggtacatacattacatacatatgtatgtacatatgtagtatgtgtgtgtgtgtgtgtgcactgACCGAGGACATAAATCTGCTAAATTGTGCAATTCGGAGCTGTCGCGCTTTTGAATTAAACGAAGACGTCTCGTCTATTGAGATGACGGCCATTATTCAGATTAGTATTGACAGAAATATGATTGTATCACAATTGAAAATAGGGACagaaaaaagtaattaaaataaaataaaaaaataagtacatacatacatatttacaaaccgACGACCattgaaatcttaatttttcaaatttcattatgACATAAAAATTACATGTAGATATTTACGACAATGTTATGAACAACTATGATATAATCACAAATGACTCTTGATTTCCTTTTCCCAATAATAAACGGTGCAATTACGTAGACATAGTATTCGTAAAAATCGTTAAAGTaccaattcatttttttcataacatGAGAAACatgtcaattaaattaaaatgtcaattcatgcataataatagtaatggcgcttttttgcatataaatatgtatgtactgtacgTTAAAGTGActattttacatgtttttagGAGAGATATAGACGGCTTGGgtgtatttacattaacttgctaatatatttaaatagaaaagaaccgaaaaccggaactgatatttctattatatagcGGTTCGGGTCCTTGATTAATAACTATGAAAACTCATGACATTGTTCAAAAATTTGGGTAGGAAAAGAAATGTCGAATATTGAATTACGCAAATATATCGGACCGAAGCAAAGTGaattaggtacaagaaaaaaaaagttttttaaaaacatacctcttctataatttgtatataaaattattattttgaataaaaacaataattttattttactaccgccatctatgtttaaaactaatgaaCAAatgatggataaacgtcaacgactatctcgccgggcagatatcaaacgcgtcttacacgatatttttgcaccatcgtaatgacggaggatccatttacttatattgatgaccaacaTGAGCattatggcaaagtatgaaaacgatcggataagaggcaaactttttcctgaattgtaatcgtaagtaaaggaggtatgtaaaaacgtatacatatgtatatgtatgaatacaataataaaataagaaaaaaacttctttatATACTACTTGCTGAGAATTttgcgccatctattgaaaatttatttaattaattaatttgtttacatttagttaggtaggtagtttttaccttttttttcatattaaacaattaaatatatttaaaaggtatttgaaaaaaattcgaccgcgtgcggatcgaactgacacatttcttttaattttttgtattttataacttaatatgccaacacccatgcgatgatgtgtcatcgagtacaacactagtaaaatataaagatatacgaaatatataaaatataaagaatatatgacatttataaattttatccgttttttaataaaaatatgtgaaatagaaaaatttttttttttacaaattttagcgtaaatttattattttcatgccAAAAAAA
This window contains:
- the LOC143909259 gene encoding pancreatic triacylglycerol lipase-like → MYAKIFRQLNPSIKRRGAFEAAGSLALKMTKIWFVALLALSAVVVPPSNGLDAINNIESFVFKELNKACQFMKGKTIENPFKPLHMRIIEFKTLGYNTHSVFPSAAVSLMGSNHFSPSNPTIIFVHGFTDNPLSVVGRSIADAYKRHGKYNVLALDASKLVESLYLQSVTAAKYIGEYLGYFIFDLNRAGVNSESIHVIGHSLGAHIAGFAGKSYQILKSGERLPRITGLDPAGPCFEGLEPSQRLDSSDARFVDIIHTNIGVYGLSKSIGSVDFYPNGGGMEQPGCGRDISCSHARPWQFYVESIDEQENFIGVECDSWGSFLAHKCTNNKQAVMGFATSNTTRGNFFFKTRAYPKYGLGKSGIE